Genomic DNA from Chitinophaga lutea:
CCATACTGACGGGGCCGCTGCTACAGCGGCCCCGTTTTGCATACAACATATTCCTGCATCCGGATGAAAAATACGGTGGTGGTACTGGCCGGCCCTACGGCTGTAGGTAAAACGGCATTGGCTATACGAATCGCTCAACAGCTGGGAACGGAGATTATCTCCGCTGATTCCCGTCAGTGCTACCGCGAACTGAGCATCGGCACGGCTAAACCCTCGCCGGAAGAACTGGCCGCGGTACCGCATTATTTCATCAATTCCCACTCCATCACCGAAGAAGTGAACGCGGCCATGTATGAGCAGCTCGCGCTGCAGTATGCGGACGATATCTTCAAACGCCGCCCGGTGGCGGTTGTGGCGGGCGGCACGGGTCTTTATATCCGCGCCCTGCTCGAAGGCATGGACCGGATGCCGCCTGTTCCGCCGGAGATACGTACCGCGCTACGCGAACAATACGCCGCCCACGGCCTCGCCTGGTTGCAGGAAACCCTGCGGCGGCGCGACCCCGCATTCTACGCCGTGGCGGAAACGCAGAACCCCCAGCGCCTGCTGAGGGCCCTTGAAGTACTGGAGGCCACGGGGCAATCCATCACCGCTTTCAGAACAGCCACCCCGCAACAGCGCAACTTCAACATCATCAAAATCGGCATCCAGCTGCCCAAAGAAATGCTGCACGACAATATCCACCGCCGGGTAGACGGGATGATGGACGCCGGGCTGGTGGAGGAAGTGCGCAGTGTGGAAGCATTCCGCCATCACAATGCTTTGCAGACGGTGGGGTACGCCGAGATCTTCGATTATTTCGACGGCGCCCTGAGCCTGCCGCAGGCCGTGGAAGCCATCAAAACACATACCCGCCAGTACGCCAAACGGCAGCTCACCTGGTTCCGTAAAGACGCGGACATACAATGGTTCGACGCGCGGGAAGGGGATGCCATCATGCAGGCATTACTGGCGCAACTGCACTAAAACAAAAAAGGAAAGAGCGGCGCCCTTTCCTTTTTTTGTATCCGGAATGTTTATGATCAGAATTTGAAACCTACGGTGGCAAGCACGTTACCGCCGGAAAGGTCTACCGTAGCGGGTGCTACGGCGGTTGAACTCAGGCGGTAAGGCTGATAGGCGTCGCTCGCGAGTGTATGCACATACGTGAGGTCCGCAAAAAATCCTTTGTTACGGTAACCGATGCCGCCGCTGAATTTTTTCATACTGCCGTCTGCACCGGAAACAGTGTTCTGGTAGGGGCTGCTGTAATAAGCAAAACCTGCGCGAACGGCCAGTACCGTGAATTTCATTTCACCACCCACCCGGAAGTTCAGCGCGCCTTTGTACAGGTCTTCGATCGACTGGTTGAGGCGGCGCGCGAAATCCTGGTCGCCGGCGGTGCCTTTGTTGAAGTTATATTTCGCGCCGGCATAGTTTACATACTCCACATCAGCGGTGATGAAACCGTGCTGTTTGCTCACGTCGGCATTGGTGCCGAAGATGTAGGAGATACTGCCGATGGCGCGGCTGGGCGTTTGCAGTTTGTATTCGTACTCGATCGGGTAACCGTCGGTCAGTTCCTCGGTATCCTGCCAGATCGGGTTGGTGAAGTTCGGGTCGTTCGGCGGCCTGAACCCTTCCAGGTCGGCCTGTACGCGGGCGGTAGACTGGTCGCGCATGGAGTACCACGAAGGCGTGTGATAAGCCACACCGAAACGCAGGCTGGGTACGGGCGAGTAGATGATGCCGAGTTTGGCGTTAAAACCTACCGCGTCTGTCTTCAGGTTTTCCGTATGCTCGAAATAAGCGAAGTTGTTGTTATTGTCGCCGCTTTCATCGTCTTCCGCGAAGGTGCGGGTGCGCTCGTAGCGGATGGTGGGAAAGTTCAGCGAGGCCCCGAAGTAGAACTGGTCGTTGTAGTTGCCGCCCAGTGCGAGGGAAAACTCGTCCTGCCCGCCTTTTTCCTTTATCAGGTCCTGTTGCCGGATGCCATTGGCGCCGATGGGCACGCCGGAAACATATTTGGTGGCGTTGCCGGAGCCGTCGAATTCGGCGTCGATCACGTAGGTGTTCAGCCCGAGGCTTGCGCCCAGCGGGTAGTCGATCGTGGCGCTGCTGAACGGAACGGGGTTGTTGCCGCGGTTCAGTTCTTCCACCCACCGGTCGGAGTAGCTGCTGGTGCGGTTGATGCCGTCGAGGCGGAAAGTATTGTTGAAGTTGGCGAGGCGGTTATAATCCAGTGCAAAAGCGAGGTTTTTGAATTTGCTGTTGCTGTTGCGTACGGGCAGGCCGAAAACGATACCGGCATTGCCCAGCATGGCGCCTGATTTCTTCTCGTCGGCGCTGTTGCCGAGGTAGCTGGAACTGTTGCTTTTAAAGAAGAACCCGGGTGTGATAACCACTTCACTCGTTTTGTAAAAGCCGATACCTGCCGGGTTAACGTGCGAAGCCGTGATATCCCCGCCCAAAGAGCCTGCCGCGCCTCCGATAGCCTGCGTGCGCGCCGTTCCTCCCGTGGTGAGGCGGCTGTAGCGTAGCGCATCCGCTTCTTCCTGGGCCCATCCATGAGCGGATACACCAAGGGCTATCAAAAGAAATGTGATTCTTTTATTCATCTGTAACGTTTTGTGTTGTTGTGGAACAAGCGAACCTGAACCTGGTAGCACAGGGGTAAAAAAGGGAATGATCAATTACGGACGTTGTTATACGGTCCGCAATTGATCATTCAAAGAATATGGATCAACCGCCTCTGGGACGGAAAGTTCTGGCCGGTGCGCTGCTTCCGCTGCTGTTGGACGGAGAAGAACTCGGGCTCGGATAAGACCTGCTCGGTTCCGGCGCCCTGTAAGTAGGTTCGCTGCGTACGGGAGCGCTGCGCTGCGGGGTGCTGCGTTCGTAGTTCGGTTGTGATACCGGACGTTCGCTGGACGACCTGTCGAACACCCTTCTCGGAGCGCTGTTGTTGCTATTGTTGTTGTTATAGTTCGGTTGTGATACCGGACGTTCGCTGGATGATCTGTCGAACACCCTTCTCGGAGCGCTGGTATTGCTGCTGCGGCCGCCTGACGTGTTATCGGGCGTATAATTGCCGCCGCTGCGGTCGAATACCCTCCGGGGTGCCGCACCACGGCCGCTGCCGCTGTTGTTGCCGGAATTCCAGTTGTTGGTGTTGTTGAACACCCTTGAGCTGGAAGAACCTCTCGGGCCCCATGAGTTGGACGGACGGGAGTTGTAATAACCGCCGTGCCAGCCACCCGGGTAGCCGCCGCCATACCAGCCGCTGCCACCGTACCATCCGGGATAGTAGCTGCCATACCAGCCACTGCCGTACCAGCCGTGCCAGGGATTGCTGTAGCCATACCACGGGCTGTACCAGCCGCCCCAGCGGTAGGGATTATATCCCCAGCCGAAGCCGATGCTGAGCGAAGGGCCCCAGTATGAACCCCATGAGCCCCAGCGGCTGCCGTAATAATTGTTGATGTAAACATTCGGACTACCGTAGAAATCGTCGTAATAATAACCATCCCAGTAGTTGCCGCGATAGCCCCTGCTGAAATTGTCGATACGGCGGGCGTAATCATAACGCTCTTCGTCTTCGTCCTGGTAAGTTACATAGGTGTTGCCATTGTCATCATACGTTTCTTCTACTGCATTACTTTGCGTATTTCTGGCAGTGTTACTGGCATACACTGTTTGCGGTCTCGCCGGAGAGTGATATACATCATCCGGCGTTTGTGCGGTTTGATATGCCGAAGAGCAGCTGCTTAACACAAGCACGGCAGCTACGGCACTATATATCATAGGTCTCATCTGGTGATATTTAATGAACAATGTAAATTTACTCAATTTAAACGAATTTTATCGTTGAAGAATGGGCCCCGCACCAAAGCGTTTTATTATCTTCGCACACCCGGTTAAGCCGTAGCTGATTTTTAACACCGGTTGGTGGCACTTTCCGTATTATTATATAAACAAATATTACGCCAATAAATTGTGTCAGATGCGCCGGAAATGCAGGGTTTCTGCTGAGTGGCCGCTGAAACGGATAAACGGAAAAAAGAAGGCACTAACCGCCTGTAAAGGAAGCAGTTGCAGCAGCAGCCAAACCGGGTAAACGGTAAAAGAAAAAAATTGATATGAGTAAAGAGATTACAGCCCGGTCGCAGGACTATGCGCAATGGTACAACGACCTCGTTTTGAAAGGCGGCCTCGCTGACTATTCGGCCGTAAAAGGCTGCATGGTAATCAAGCCCTACGGCTTTGCCCTCTGGGAAAACATGAGAGACGTACTGGACCGGATGTTCAAGGAAACAGGCCACCAGAACGCGTATTTCCCGCTTTTTATCCCTAAAAGCTTCCTCAGCAAAGAAGCCGACCACGTGGAAGGTTTTGCCAAGGAATGCGCCGTGGTTACCCACTACCGCCTCAAAAACAACCCGGACGGCAGCGGCGTGATCGTGGACCCGGACGCCAAACTGGAAGAAGAACTGATCGTCCGCCCCACCTCCGAAACCATCATCTGGAATACATATAAAGACTGGATCCAGTCGTACCGCGACCTCCCCCTGCTCGTGAACCAATGGGCCAACGTCGTGCGCTGGGAAATGCGTACCCGCCTCTTCCTCCGTACCACCGAATTCCTCTGGCAGGAAGGGCATACCGCCCACGCCACCGCAGAGGAAGCCATCGAGGAGACCCGCAAAATGCTGGACGTGTACGCCGATTTCGTGGAAAATTACATGGCCGTGCCCGTGGTAAAAGGCGTTAAATCCGCCTCCGAACGGTTCGCCGGCGCAGTGGACACCTACTGTATCGAAGCCCTCATGCAGGACGGCAAGGCCCTCCAGGCCGGCACCTCCCATTTCCTGGGCCAGAACTTTGCAAAAGCCTTTGACGTTCAGTTCTCTAACAAGGAGAATAAACTCGAATATGTTTGGGCCACCAGCTGGGGCGTATCCACCCGCCTCGTGGGCGCCCTCGTGATGGCGCACAGCGACGACGACGGACTTATACTACCGCCCCGCATCGCGCCGTTACAGGTGGTGATTGTGCCGATCTATAAAGGGCAGGACCAGAAAGATCCCATCGACGCCAAAGTGGCCGCGATCGTGAAAGAACTGAAAGCCGCCGGCATCCGGGTGAAATACGACGATTCCGACAACGCCCGCCCGGGATGGAAGTTCGCCGAGCACGAAATGAAAGGCGTGCCCGTGCGTATCGCCATCGGCTCCCGCGACCTCGAAAACAACGTGGCCGAGGTAGCCCGCAGGGATACCAAAACCAAGGAAAGCCTGTCCCTCGACGGCCTGGCAGGCAATATCGTAGCTTTGCTGGACGAAATCCAGCAGAATATGTATAACAAAGCCCTCGCTTTCCGGAACGAGCACATCACCCCGGTGGATTCCTGGGAAGCGTTCGAACGCGCGCTGGATGAGAAAACCGGCTTTGTGGCCGCCCACTGGGACGGTACCCCTGAAACCGAAGCCGCCATCAAGGAAAAAACGAAAGCGACCATCCGCTGCATCCCGTTGAACAATCCGCAGGAAGCAGGTGTTTGCATTCTGACCGGCAAACCCTCCAAAGAGCGGGTGCTGTTCGCAAGGGCTTATTAATCAAGCAAAAAATACTGTCATCCAACATCGTTGATGCAAGCCATCCGCTACATAATAATGCTGCTTTTTAGCCTGGGATTGTACAGCACTGCGTGCGCACAAGGCCTGGTGATCCGCAATTATAATGTAAAGGATGGGCTTGCCAACGCTACCGTATATGCCGCCGTACAGGACCCGGAAGGGTTCATCTGGTTCGCCACCCCCACCGGCGTCAGCAAATTCGACGGCAAACGCTTCCGCAACTACACCAAAAAAGACGGCCTCACCGACAACGACGTCGTGAAACTCGCGGCAGACTCCCGGGGAAGGGTATGGTTTTTCACCAATAACGGCAAACCTTCCTTCTACAGCCGCCATACGCTGCACAACGAGGAAAACGA
This window encodes:
- the miaA gene encoding tRNA (adenosine(37)-N6)-dimethylallyltransferase MiaA, with translation MKNTVVVLAGPTAVGKTALAIRIAQQLGTEIISADSRQCYRELSIGTAKPSPEELAAVPHYFINSHSITEEVNAAMYEQLALQYADDIFKRRPVAVVAGGTGLYIRALLEGMDRMPPVPPEIRTALREQYAAHGLAWLQETLRRRDPAFYAVAETQNPQRLLRALEVLEATGQSITAFRTATPQQRNFNIIKIGIQLPKEMLHDNIHRRVDGMMDAGLVEEVRSVEAFRHHNALQTVGYAEIFDYFDGALSLPQAVEAIKTHTRQYAKRQLTWFRKDADIQWFDAREGDAIMQALLAQLH
- a CDS encoding OmpP1/FadL family transporter — translated: MNKRITFLLIALGVSAHGWAQEEADALRYSRLTTGGTARTQAIGGAAGSLGGDITASHVNPAGIGFYKTSEVVITPGFFFKSNSSSYLGNSADEKKSGAMLGNAGIVFGLPVRNSNSKFKNLAFALDYNRLANFNNTFRLDGINRTSSYSDRWVEELNRGNNPVPFSSATIDYPLGASLGLNTYVIDAEFDGSGNATKYVSGVPIGANGIRQQDLIKEKGGQDEFSLALGGNYNDQFYFGASLNFPTIRYERTRTFAEDDESGDNNNNFAYFEHTENLKTDAVGFNAKLGIIYSPVPSLRFGVAYHTPSWYSMRDQSTARVQADLEGFRPPNDPNFTNPIWQDTEELTDGYPIEYEYKLQTPSRAIGSISYIFGTNADVSKQHGFITADVEYVNYAGAKYNFNKGTAGDQDFARRLNQSIEDLYKGALNFRVGGEMKFTVLAVRAGFAYYSSPYQNTVSGADGSMKKFSGGIGYRNKGFFADLTYVHTLASDAYQPYRLSSTAVAPATVDLSGGNVLATVGFKF
- the proS gene encoding proline--tRNA ligase, translating into MSKEITARSQDYAQWYNDLVLKGGLADYSAVKGCMVIKPYGFALWENMRDVLDRMFKETGHQNAYFPLFIPKSFLSKEADHVEGFAKECAVVTHYRLKNNPDGSGVIVDPDAKLEEELIVRPTSETIIWNTYKDWIQSYRDLPLLVNQWANVVRWEMRTRLFLRTTEFLWQEGHTAHATAEEAIEETRKMLDVYADFVENYMAVPVVKGVKSASERFAGAVDTYCIEALMQDGKALQAGTSHFLGQNFAKAFDVQFSNKENKLEYVWATSWGVSTRLVGALVMAHSDDDGLILPPRIAPLQVVIVPIYKGQDQKDPIDAKVAAIVKELKAAGIRVKYDDSDNARPGWKFAEHEMKGVPVRIAIGSRDLENNVAEVARRDTKTKESLSLDGLAGNIVALLDEIQQNMYNKALAFRNEHITPVDSWEAFERALDEKTGFVAAHWDGTPETEAAIKEKTKATIRCIPLNNPQEAGVCILTGKPSKERVLFARAY